DNA sequence from the Methanolobus psychrophilus R15 genome:
CGAGTGGACCGAGCATGTAGAATGGTTTTCCATCACTCATTGCTTTCATAAGTTTGACGTTCATCTCTACCTGGTCAAGTGGTACGTGACCCGGTCCTTCTACGATTACCTGAAGGTCGTATTTGTCGTGTGCTTTCTGTGCGCATTCGGAGTTGATGATGAGCTCCTGCACCTGTGCTCTGTCGGTTGCATCGGCAACTGCACCTGCACGCATTCCGTTACCTGTTGAAAGGGTGACTTCGTGCTCTTTAAGGATCTCACAGAGATAATCAAAATGTTCGAAAAGTGGGTTTTCCTTCTCGTTGTGGAGCATCCAGGTGCTCATAAATGCACCTCCACGGGAACAGAGACCACCGAATCTGCCGTGTGCCTTCAGCCTGTCAAGGACAATATTGTTGATACCGGTGTGGATTGCCATGAAGTTCGTGCCGAGCTTAGCCTGTTCCTCGGTTGCATACCATAGATCGTCCTCTGTCATGTGGACAATGGAACCGTCCCTCTTTGCTGCGGTAATGAATGCCTGGTAAAGTGGTACTGAACCTACTGAAAGGGAAATTGCGTCACACACCTTCTTCCTGATACCAAGGAAGTCTCCACCGGTACCGAGTTCCATAAGTGTGTCTGCGCCTGCTGCCTCTGCTGCCTTTGCCTTTGCGATTTCCATCTCTTCATCAACGATATCTGATGATGCACCTATGGATGCATTGACCTTGGTCCTGAGTCCTTCACCGATACCACAGAGTTTGACGTTCCTGTATGGTGACATGGGGATAACGATTCTGCCTGAAGCGATACCGCGCCTTATGAACTCAGGGTCTTTGCCTTCATCCTTGGCTACGATCTTCATCTCTTCTGTAATTATACCATTCTTTGCATCTGTTACTATTGTCATGATCTGTTCCTCGGTATTTGATGTACCCTACAAGAATCATATCGTATATAACACTTTTTAAAAAATTTACTTTAATGAAAATCAACTTAACTTTATTTGCTATCTGTAACATACAAAAGTACAACATATACACAGAATATTTTACAGAAAAAAAGATGAGAGAGATTGCAAAATGGATGAAATGTGACTTTTGTTAAACCTAAATTGAATTGATGTTAAATTAAGTTGTGTTGTTTTATATATAGATAGAATTTTGCAGGAGATGATGATTAAAACCTTGCTATAATAATAAAGAACATAATAATAAAGAAAATGAGATGCATAAACAAAAAAAAATAACAGGTTGGGCAAACTCAGATCCAGCCTGATATTATCTCTTTTTGTCTTCAAGAGACCTTAAGTCCTCTGATAATTTGCGGAGCATGCGCAGGTTCTCCCGGTGAAGGGATACCGTAAGATCGCTCAGCATTCCAAAAAAGAACATCTGGAAACCTGCAAGAAGAAGAATGGCGGTAAGAATTGTAAGAGGTATGCGGGTAACACCCTGCACCCATTGAAAGACGACGAACAGGCCCGTAATAAAACCAGCCAGCATAAAAGCCACGCCTATGATACCGAAGTAGAACATAGGATTATGCAGTCTGGCCATCTTGTAGATAGTCCTGGCTATTCGCGCACCATCTTTCACCGGATGGAGTTTGGTATCAGCTTTATAATGCCTTTTCAGGTAGGAGATCGGGACGACCTTTATCCTGTGATCCTTCTTGATACTGTCAATGGTCATCTCGGACTCTATTTCAAAGCCCTTCTCCCTCAGTTCAAAAGACTTCACAGCTTTATGGGTATAACCCCTGTAACCGGTCAGAATATCATCAAGCCATTCCCCGTATGCAAAGCCGAATAGCTTGTTAAGCATCCGGTTACCAAAGTGATTAAGCTTTGTAAAAGCTCCTGCTTCGTAATCTGCAAACCTGTTTCCCATGACATGGTCTGCACTGCCGTCCAGGAGAGGTTTCATAATTGCATGCACGTCGCTTGCAAGATATGTGCCGTCGCCGTCTATCATTACAATATATTTGCTTTCGATAAGGATAAATGCTTCCTGGATAGCCTGGCCCTTGCCCTTACCACTCTGGACAATCACACGGGCACCCTCAGCCTCCGCTATGCTTCGTGTAGCATCAGTGCTGTTACCGTCAATTACAAGGATATTGTCGAAGCCCTCGGACCTGAAATCCTGTATCAGCTGTCCGATAGTGGCTTCCTCGTTAAGTGTGGGTATCAGAACACACACTTCTTCGTTGGGCAATGAACTCACACTTGTCCGATTAGAGGAGGCCCATACTGTCAAGCTGCTGCCTTACGACCTCAACACCCTGCTCACAATTCTCAGGGGATTTGCCGCCGGTGACAACCAGTTTACCTGAGCTGAAAATGAGCACTACTACCTTAGGATCCTCAATGCGGTAGACAAGCCCCGGGAACTGCTCTGGCTCATATTCGATGTTCTCAAGACCAAGCCCTATTGCAATCGCATTCAGGTTCAGGACAGCCTGCAGATCTGCGGAGGCAACTATATTCTGGACGGTGATCTCTGGTTTTTCGATAGTCTTGATGCCTATTCCATTGAGCTTTTTGGCCATGTTGCCTATGACCGTGTGGACATCAGCTACATTTTTTGCGCCGGTGCATACCACTTTCCCAGATGTGAACACCAAGAATGCAGCCTTTGGATCAGAAACCCTGTAAACGAGGCCGGGAAACTTTTGTTTGTTATACTCTGCACCCTCGAATTCAGCCTCTATCTTAGTGAGATCGAATTCTTCTGCAAGCTTTGTAGACGCTACTACATTCTCAATCTTGATATTATAATCTGACATGGTATATCCTCGTATTTAAAGCGAAGTTATATTCAGCAATTGGATATATAAACTTATACCCTCTTGCTTATATATCTTTTTAAAGAAATGCATTTGGCATTTGTCCAGGCCCACCCACGCATACAACAGGCAATATCCTATATAAAGTAGTCATCCTTGAATTTTTTTAAGGCCTGTAAGGATTGCATCATACTTGCTGCACACCCGTTCGATAAGGCTTCCATCCAGGTTCCTGTGGGTGGGAACAAGTATGTCAGCCCCTTCGCTCACATTCACGCCCCCGGCCGAAAGACCATAGTCAGGAGCTATAATTACGCCTTCTGCAGATACTCCAAGCCGCAAATCCTTCACGATACGGGCTACCATCTCTGTTGCCGGTTTGACCTTCTTACTGAAAACAAGAGCCTTTGAAACATATCTTTCTTCCAGGTCCTCAATAAACTCGGTGCTCTCTTTCACCTTCTCAGGGTCGGAAATATTCTCCAGC
Encoded proteins:
- a CDS encoding hydroxymethylpyrimidine synthase, whose translation is MTIVTDAKNGIITEEMKIVAKDEGKDPEFIRRGIASGRIVIPMSPYRNVKLCGIGEGLRTKVNASIGASSDIVDEEMEIAKAKAAEAAGADTLMELGTGGDFLGIRKKVCDAISLSVGSVPLYQAFITAAKRDGSIVHMTEDDLWYATEEQAKLGTNFMAIHTGINNIVLDRLKAHGRFGGLCSRGGAFMSTWMLHNEKENPLFEHFDYLCEILKEHEVTLSTGNGMRAGAVADATDRAQVQELIINSECAQKAHDKYDLQVIVEGPGHVPLDQVEMNVKLMKAMSDGKPFYMLGPLVSDIGAGRDHIVTAIGASASAAAGCDFLCYVTPAEHLALPNLQDVVEGVRTSKIAAHVGDMVKYPETARNVDLAMGRARAKLDWEAQYKLALDPVLARSIRDSRAPGDEDACTMCGDFCALKIVNKSYNLLK
- a CDS encoding glycosyl transferase family protein, with protein sequence MPNEEVCVLIPTLNEEATIGQLIQDFRSEGFDNILVIDGNSTDATRSIAEAEGARVIVQSGKGKGQAIQEAFILIESKYIVMIDGDGTYLASDVHAIMKPLLDGSADHVMGNRFADYEAGAFTKLNHFGNRMLNKLFGFAYGEWLDDILTGYRGYTHKAVKSFELREKGFEIESEMTIDSIKKDHRIKVVPISYLKRHYKADTKLHPVKDGARIARTIYKMARLHNPMFYFGIIGVAFMLAGFITGLFVVFQWVQGVTRIPLTILTAILLLAGFQMFFFGMLSDLTVSLHRENLRMLRKLSEDLRSLEDKKR
- a CDS encoding TATA box binding protein; its protein translation is MSDYNIKIENVVASTKLAEEFDLTKIEAEFEGAEYNKQKFPGLVYRVSDPKAAFLVFTSGKVVCTGAKNVADVHTVIGNMAKKLNGIGIKTIEKPEITVQNIVASADLQAVLNLNAIAIGLGLENIEYEPEQFPGLVYRIEDPKVVVLIFSSGKLVVTGGKSPENCEQGVEVVRQQLDSMGLL